One part of the Theropithecus gelada isolate Dixy chromosome 5, Tgel_1.0, whole genome shotgun sequence genome encodes these proteins:
- the C5H4orf33 gene encoding UPF0462 protein C4orf33 homolog isoform X2 has translation MDFKIEHTWDGFPVKHEPVFIRLNAGDRGVMMDISAPFFNDPPAPLGEPGKPFNQLWDYEVVEAFFLNDITEQYLEVELCPHGQHLVLLLSGRRNVWKQELPLSFRVSRGETKWEGKAYLPWNYFPPNVTKFNSFAIHGSKDKRSYEALYPVPQHELQQGQKPDFHHLEYFRPFNFNTLLGEEWKQPESDLWLIEKCDI, from the exons ATGGATTTTAAAATTGAACACACTTGGGATGGTTTTCCAGTGAAGCACGAGCCGGTATTTATCAGGCTGAATGCAGGTGACAGAGGAGTGATGATGGACATTAGTGCTCCATTTTTCAATGATCCTCCAGCCCCACTTGGAGAACCAGGAAAACCTTTCAATCAACTGTGGGATTATGAAG TTGTGGAAGCATTTTTCTTGAATGATATAACTGAGCAGTATTTAGAAGTTGAACTTTGTCC CCATGGACAGCATTTAGTGCTTTTACTTTCTGGAAGAAGAAATGTGTggaaa CAAGAACTTCCTTTGTCATTCAGAGTGTCCAGAGGAGAGACAAAATGGGAAGGCAAAGCTTATCTCCCTTGGAATTATTTTCCACCAAATGTGACAAAATTCAATTCATTTGCAATTCATGGATCAAAAGATAAACGAAGTTATGAAGCTCTTTACCCTGTACCTCAGCATGAACTGCAACAAGGACAAAAACCTGATTt cCATCACCTAGAATACTTCAGACCTTTCAATTTTAACACGCTGCTTGGAGAAGAATGGAAACAACCGGAATCAGACCTGTGGCTAATAGAGAAATGTGATATATAG
- the C5H4orf33 gene encoding UPF0462 protein C4orf33 homolog isoform X1: MVLVVSLQMDFKIEHTWDGFPVKHEPVFIRLNAGDRGVMMDISAPFFNDPPAPLGEPGKPFNQLWDYEVVEAFFLNDITEQYLEVELCPHGQHLVLLLSGRRNVWKQELPLSFRVSRGETKWEGKAYLPWNYFPPNVTKFNSFAIHGSKDKRSYEALYPVPQHELQQGQKPDFHHLEYFRPFNFNTLLGEEWKQPESDLWLIEKCDI, translated from the exons ATGGTGCTTGTAGTT agtcTTCAGATGGATTTTAAAATTGAACACACTTGGGATGGTTTTCCAGTGAAGCACGAGCCGGTATTTATCAGGCTGAATGCAGGTGACAGAGGAGTGATGATGGACATTAGTGCTCCATTTTTCAATGATCCTCCAGCCCCACTTGGAGAACCAGGAAAACCTTTCAATCAACTGTGGGATTATGAAG TTGTGGAAGCATTTTTCTTGAATGATATAACTGAGCAGTATTTAGAAGTTGAACTTTGTCC CCATGGACAGCATTTAGTGCTTTTACTTTCTGGAAGAAGAAATGTGTggaaa CAAGAACTTCCTTTGTCATTCAGAGTGTCCAGAGGAGAGACAAAATGGGAAGGCAAAGCTTATCTCCCTTGGAATTATTTTCCACCAAATGTGACAAAATTCAATTCATTTGCAATTCATGGATCAAAAGATAAACGAAGTTATGAAGCTCTTTACCCTGTACCTCAGCATGAACTGCAACAAGGACAAAAACCTGATTt cCATCACCTAGAATACTTCAGACCTTTCAATTTTAACACGCTGCTTGGAGAAGAATGGAAACAACCGGAATCAGACCTGTGGCTAATAGAGAAATGTGATATATAG